A portion of the Bacillus thuringiensis genome contains these proteins:
- a CDS encoding response regulator transcription factor, translating to MNRISILITDDEAEIADLIAIHLEKEGYHVVKAADGEEAIRVIQSQSIDLVVLDIMMPKMDGYEVTRQIRAKHHMPIIFLSAKTSDFDKVTGLVLGADDYMTKPFTPIELVARVNAQLRRFLTLNQPKVVENKSALEVGGVVIDREQRTVNVYGEQIGLTPKEFDILYLLASHPKKVCSVEYIFQHVWADDFYEGGNTVMVHIRTLRKKLVEDKRKNKLIKTVWGVGYTFNG from the coding sequence ATGAATCGAATTTCAATTTTAATAACTGATGACGAAGCGGAAATTGCTGATTTAATTGCGATACATTTAGAAAAAGAAGGGTATCATGTTGTAAAAGCGGCTGATGGGGAAGAGGCGATTCGAGTTATTCAGTCTCAGTCAATAGACTTAGTTGTGTTAGATATTATGATGCCAAAAATGGATGGATATGAAGTGACGAGGCAGATTCGTGCGAAACATCATATGCCAATCATTTTCTTAAGTGCGAAAACGTCTGATTTTGACAAAGTGACAGGTCTTGTACTAGGCGCGGACGATTACATGACGAAACCTTTCACCCCAATTGAATTAGTTGCGCGTGTAAATGCACAACTACGCCGATTTCTTACGTTAAATCAGCCGAAAGTGGTGGAGAATAAATCCGCTTTAGAAGTAGGCGGAGTTGTTATTGACCGTGAGCAAAGAACAGTAAATGTGTACGGAGAACAAATTGGGTTAACGCCAAAGGAATTTGATATTTTATACTTATTAGCGAGTCATCCGAAGAAAGTGTGCAGTGTGGAATATATATTTCAGCACGTATGGGCAGATGATTTTTATGAAGGTGGGAATACAGTTATGGTACACATTCGTACGTTGCGGAAGAAGCTTGTGGAAGATAAAAGAAAGAATAAGTTAATAAAAACAGTTTGGGGAGTAGGGTATACTTTCAATGGCTAA
- a CDS encoding sensor histidine kinase has product MAKKMRGFRSEMVMLFALSMILAAGVTYMMHEGLRLYYKLGVRYEDPLAQIRSMIRQIGDINFFLIIFIPLSIMFFFFLTRPYLKYFDEISNGIHHLANGDFTNQVRVTSNDEFGYIAREINVASEKLKEAVERGDFAESSKDQLIINLAHDLRTPLTSVLGYLDLILKGENLTKEQIKHFSTIAFTKSERLENLIDELFEITRMNYGMLQLEKRPIDISELIIQLDEDLYPLLEKKELEARLNMDPHLPINGDGKLLARVFENLLTNAIRYGYDGKFVDVNGYIESEEVVVQIINYGDSVPEEELPYLFDVFYTGDKARTEQKGGTGLGLFIAKNIVEQHNGTISAESNVIRTTFEVRLPKEESEAI; this is encoded by the coding sequence ATGGCTAAAAAGATGAGAGGTTTTCGTTCGGAGATGGTTATGCTATTTGCGTTAAGCATGATATTAGCTGCTGGCGTAACGTATATGATGCATGAGGGATTACGACTCTATTATAAATTAGGAGTTCGTTATGAGGATCCCTTAGCTCAAATTCGCTCAATGATAAGGCAAATTGGGGATATTAATTTCTTTTTAATTATATTTATCCCTCTATCCATTATGTTTTTCTTCTTCCTTACTAGACCGTATTTAAAATATTTTGATGAGATTTCTAATGGGATTCACCATCTTGCAAACGGTGATTTTACAAATCAAGTTCGTGTTACATCCAATGATGAGTTTGGATATATCGCCCGCGAAATTAATGTAGCGAGTGAGAAATTAAAAGAAGCAGTTGAACGAGGAGATTTTGCGGAAAGTAGTAAGGATCAGCTTATTATTAACTTAGCTCACGATTTAAGAACGCCGTTAACATCCGTTTTAGGTTATTTAGATTTAATTCTTAAAGGTGAGAATTTGACGAAGGAACAAATTAAACATTTTTCCACAATTGCTTTTACGAAATCCGAAAGACTGGAAAATTTGATTGATGAATTATTTGAAATTACGAGAATGAATTATGGGATGCTGCAGCTTGAAAAAAGACCGATTGATATAAGTGAATTGATTATACAGTTAGATGAAGACTTGTATCCGTTATTAGAAAAAAAGGAGTTAGAGGCGAGATTGAATATGGATCCTCATTTACCTATTAACGGTGACGGGAAATTATTAGCCCGAGTATTTGAAAATCTTTTAACGAATGCGATTCGCTATGGGTATGATGGAAAGTTTGTTGATGTGAACGGATATATTGAGAGTGAAGAGGTAGTTGTACAAATTATAAATTACGGAGATAGCGTTCCAGAAGAGGAGTTACCGTATCTTTTTGATGTGTTTTATACAGGTGATAAAGCTAGAACGGAGCAGAAAGGTGGTACAGGCCTTGGGTTATTTATTGCAAAAAATATTGTCGAGCAGCATAATGGTACTATTTCTGCTGAAAGCAATGTAATTAGAACAACATTTGAAGTGAGATTGCCAAAAGAGGAGAGCGAAGCAATTTAA
- a CDS encoding NUDIX hydrolase: protein MERVDVVYALIYDDTNRKILMVGNKRENGSEWSLPGGARESGETLEQAVIRETFEETGLTVEIKDIFAINEKCFPHAHAVIFTFIARIVGGKISIQDKDEITDISWINIKEAEEIMFYFPNGVQNLLEKGLVAPYYFQTK from the coding sequence ATGGAACGAGTCGATGTAGTATATGCGCTTATTTATGATGATACAAATAGAAAAATTCTTATGGTTGGAAACAAACGTGAAAATGGTAGTGAATGGAGCCTCCCAGGAGGGGCAAGAGAAAGTGGGGAAACATTGGAACAGGCAGTTATCCGTGAGACATTTGAAGAAACAGGGTTAACAGTTGAAATTAAAGATATATTTGCTATTAATGAAAAGTGTTTTCCGCATGCACATGCTGTAATATTCACCTTTATAGCTAGAATAGTCGGAGGAAAAATATCTATTCAAGACAAAGATGAAATTACTGATATTAGTTGGATAAACATAAAGGAAGCTGAAGAAATTATGTTTTACTTTCCTAATGGCGTTCAAAATTTATTAGAAAAAGGACTAGTAGCTCCTTACTACTTCCAAACTAAGTAG
- a CDS encoding IS110 family transposase: MKHVIAFDISMGKSYMGIYNAQKQCVFESEIKHSKPEFKKLQEKIHELTDKTGELPKIVFEATGIYSRQLERFMQDNQYTYCLLNPLEAKLQCDSLRIHKTDRSDAHRLALTHFTATRRVFTGTDNLFYQLKSLSRLYSELDSELSIIRGRMHKVIQLTFPELERMFTSKSDLFLNFVQLFPHPDCILGLSKTIIKNRIRANTNKKLSNITAEKKAIQILEIAKTSYPAVSQNDVLCDQLKLYARRYQELLYQKECCINKMVYRAKQRAEYNIILSLPGIGPNTAIRLMAEIGDITRFNNNKQLNVFAGIDIRRFQSGKTFFKDKINKRGNKHLRKLLFLIIQNMIKQRRYGQNHIVEYYDKLKTQPYNKCHKVASIACVNKFLKLLFHLITHDINYDYRLTA, from the coding sequence ATGAAACACGTAATTGCGTTTGACATCAGTATGGGTAAAAGTTATATGGGAATTTATAATGCACAGAAACAATGTGTATTTGAAAGTGAAATCAAGCATTCCAAACCTGAATTCAAAAAGCTACAAGAAAAGATTCATGAGCTTACAGATAAGACCGGTGAATTGCCTAAAATCGTATTCGAAGCAACAGGTATCTATTCCAGGCAGTTAGAACGATTTATGCAAGATAATCAGTATACATATTGTTTATTAAACCCATTAGAAGCCAAGCTACAATGTGATTCCTTACGGATTCATAAGACCGATCGGAGCGACGCACACCGATTAGCTCTCACTCATTTTACAGCTACCCGAAGGGTATTTACCGGAACTGATAATTTATTCTACCAGCTAAAATCGCTTTCTAGATTATATAGTGAACTGGATAGTGAATTATCGATAATTCGTGGTCGTATGCATAAAGTAATCCAATTAACATTTCCTGAGTTGGAGAGAATGTTTACCAGTAAATCTGATTTGTTTTTAAATTTTGTTCAACTATTCCCCCACCCAGATTGTATTTTAGGTCTTTCAAAAACCATTATAAAAAATCGTATTCGTGCCAACACCAATAAAAAATTATCAAATATTACAGCGGAGAAAAAAGCGATTCAAATACTGGAAATAGCGAAAACTTCCTATCCTGCTGTTTCTCAGAACGATGTTCTATGTGATCAACTCAAATTATACGCAAGACGCTATCAAGAGCTTCTTTACCAAAAAGAATGCTGTATTAACAAGATGGTATATAGAGCCAAGCAACGTGCAGAATACAATATCATTCTCAGTCTTCCTGGGATTGGACCGAATACTGCAATACGCTTGATGGCTGAAATAGGAGATATTACTCGCTTTAACAATAACAAGCAACTTAATGTATTTGCTGGTATTGATATACGCCGTTTTCAATCAGGTAAAACCTTTTTTAAAGATAAAATCAATAAACGTGGAAATAAACATTTGCGGAAGCTCCTTTTCCTCATCATTCAGAACATGATTAAACAACGACGTTACGGACAAAATCACATTGTTGAGTATTACGATAAATTAAAAACGCAACCCTATAACAAATGTCATAAAGTTGCGTCCATTGCATGTGTAAACAAGTTCTTGAAGCTCCTCTTTCACCTTATTACACATGATATAAACTATGATTATCGGTTAACGGCCTAA
- a CDS encoding D-alanyl-D-alanine carboxypeptidase family protein, with translation MNRKLIGGLVGVNFLLFLCICNFLPSIFDIAKSKENIQSGDGGVITITFPDAMDVVVNKRRKLPSNYRPNDLIVPNVKFSFDEILEKNYMRKESAIALEKLFFLAKQDGIVLHAISGFRSEKYQQSVYRRNVETQGKLQADKVSSKPGHSEHQTGLTMDVSTDSVNNTLETQFANTAEGTWLKNNAHRAGFIIRYLKGKEHITGYSYEPWHIRYVGEIAKDIYEKNITLEEYLNIID, from the coding sequence ATGAATAGAAAATTAATAGGCGGCTTAGTAGGGGTGAATTTTTTACTTTTCCTGTGCATATGTAATTTTCTTCCAAGTATATTTGATATTGCTAAAAGTAAAGAGAACATTCAAAGTGGTGATGGGGGGGTTATAACTATTACCTTTCCAGATGCTATGGATGTGGTAGTGAATAAGCGTAGAAAACTTCCAAGTAATTATAGACCTAATGATTTAATTGTGCCCAATGTTAAGTTTTCATTTGATGAGATTCTAGAGAAAAATTATATGCGAAAAGAATCTGCTATTGCTCTGGAAAAATTATTTTTCTTAGCAAAACAAGATGGAATAGTATTACATGCCATATCTGGTTTTCGCTCTGAAAAATATCAACAAAGTGTCTATAGGCGAAATGTAGAGACGCAAGGTAAGTTACAAGCTGATAAAGTTTCTTCAAAGCCAGGGCATAGTGAACATCAAACAGGATTAACGATGGATGTTTCTACGGATAGTGTCAATAATACATTAGAAACTCAATTTGCTAACACAGCTGAAGGAACCTGGTTAAAAAATAATGCTCATCGTGCCGGTTTTATTATTCGTTATTTAAAAGGAAAAGAACACATTACGGGTTATTCATATGAACCATGGCATATTCGATATGTTGGTGAAATTGCTAAAGATATTTATGAAAAAAACATTACCTTAGAAGAATATCTGAACATAATAGATTAA
- a CDS encoding recombinase family protein, translating to MIIGCARVSTFDQNLDRQIHSLAEYGCEKIIKEKFTGTIRERQGLVNLFDVIRKGDTVVVESISRLRRKTLAILSIIQQFEKIGIQFVSLKENMDTRTPTKAMMLQMMCVIAELERNLIAERVKEGLEASKKRGKKLGRPKLEKEKLSIALRMYDSKEYSIKEIVEGTGISQGSLYRAINQRKLEEVQK from the coding sequence ATGATTATTGGTTGTGCACGTGTATCTACTTTTGATCAAAATTTAGATCGTCAAATTCATTCTCTTGCTGAATACGGATGCGAAAAAATCATCAAAGAAAAATTTACTGGAACAATTCGAGAAAGACAAGGCCTTGTAAATTTGTTTGATGTGATAAGAAAAGGAGATACTGTTGTAGTTGAAAGTATTTCACGTTTAAGACGAAAAACATTGGCTATCTTAAGCATTATTCAGCAGTTTGAAAAAATAGGAATTCAATTTGTATCATTGAAAGAGAATATGGATACAAGAACACCTACAAAGGCTATGATGCTACAGATGATGTGTGTTATCGCTGAATTAGAAAGGAATTTGATTGCAGAACGAGTAAAAGAAGGACTAGAAGCAAGTAAAAAGCGTGGTAAAAAGTTAGGTAGGCCAAAATTAGAAAAAGAAAAGCTCTCAATTGCATTACGTATGTATGATAGTAAAGAATATTCCATAAAAGAAATTGTAGAAGGAACTGGAATATCACAAGGCTCTCTTTATCGAGCAATTAATCAACGAAAACTTGAGGAAGTACAAAAATAA
- a CDS encoding helix-turn-helix transcriptional regulator: protein MKDELVLQNRLKVARAEKKISQGELAEMVGVSRQTISSIETGQFCPTAKLALVLCIALDKKFEELFYF from the coding sequence TTGAAAGATGAATTAGTACTGCAAAATCGTTTGAAAGTAGCAAGAGCTGAGAAAAAAATATCACAGGGAGAATTAGCTGAAATGGTAGGAGTATCTAGACAAACAATTAGTTCTATTGAAACAGGACAATTTTGTCCAACTGCAAAGTTAGCATTAGTACTCTGTATAGCGCTAGATAAAAAATTTGAAGAATTATTTTATTTTTGA
- a CDS encoding DUF6442 family protein: protein MQKEEILRKYKKMGRDERKELIELDSSSYGLIAVLVLVLFFGSWKLMHGIKSYELISIFSGYIASTSFYKFRKLKEQKFLIASILAIMSTIASVIVFFLEG, encoded by the coding sequence ATGCAAAAAGAAGAGATATTAAGAAAATACAAAAAAATGGGGAGAGATGAACGTAAAGAACTTATAGAATTAGATTCATCTAGTTACGGCTTAATAGCTGTACTTGTTTTAGTCCTATTTTTCGGTTCTTGGAAATTGATGCATGGTATTAAAAGTTACGAATTAATTTCAATTTTTTCTGGTTATATAGCTAGTACAAGCTTTTATAAGTTTAGAAAGTTAAAAGAACAAAAATTTCTTATTGCAAGCATTTTAGCTATAATGAGTACAATTGCAAGTGTCATAGTTTTCTTTCTGGAGGGATGA
- a CDS encoding putative mucin/carbohydrate-binding domain-containing protein has protein sequence MKKISSLLLTMPIILGSIATIPHTKVSAETMSFNQETFTLETLNQQTDQAIANGNFEAHLKNLTAYLNGNVGGMTEENLKKKLADPVFAAALAQWQFISQSGATTMDAFAKKDADHQKFLGWTMKNTSVMNTYLEGGSPTGKNFVNALEIWNTIWNADANSHEGLYLKLAIATSLAHAEPIKYWTNNQPINPLTRYQHYKSADQNNELLPCFRTYDVWHLRLVVNTWSPEEDLTWARNMINTEHPELKNQDKVGESAYLIDYVTHNKDGVSIQAGNDAFYGLGWNLSSIYRFGGVCGNISKFGTQVSQAFGVAAMPVGQPGHCALIWNNKPSSWNLGYDISGWGQSSRHDATVIPWSDNSPTNQVPYMLLFENAERDPVKLDQSERLRWLAKAMTSTDNKIAIYKIATNILPINFLVWEDYVSLMLQNPNVTDAEWKELNNSIISVFANEPRPMMDLITQIKDHVSIRDGILEGDQFAWSLKGIGDFEFAKINLNKSTEEMKIDLKAGVPHNYFDNTYASIKVQNTSGKVVYNKEVYGNKQQNDEIQKIPVKIGDFIELTHLEGKERATLINLENNKRENFDKKAIYEITKDGLKKVNQIVNPKPDTEAPTQPQGLYARNLTSNSVELKWNPSIDNVGVKEYQVLRDGQLIQTVQGTTFTDQNLTVNKEYKYVVKAVDAAGNTSIQSNILLVKTKKQNTTYEKWDPKKAYTKGDKVEHQGKVYEAIQNHQGNGDPNWIFALALWKPLS, from the coding sequence CAAAGGTTTCAGCTGAAACAATGTCATTCAATCAAGAAACATTCACTTTAGAAACATTGAATCAACAGACAGATCAAGCCATTGCAAATGGTAATTTTGAAGCCCATTTGAAAAATCTCACAGCATATTTGAATGGAAATGTTGGGGGTATGACTGAAGAGAATTTGAAAAAGAAGCTTGCAGACCCAGTATTTGCAGCAGCTTTAGCTCAGTGGCAATTTATATCACAATCAGGTGCTACAACAATGGATGCATTTGCAAAAAAAGATGCTGACCATCAGAAATTTCTTGGCTGGACGATGAAAAATACAAGTGTGATGAATACCTATCTTGAAGGTGGTAGTCCAACGGGAAAAAATTTTGTAAATGCACTTGAGATATGGAATACAATCTGGAATGCGGATGCAAATTCTCACGAAGGGTTGTATTTAAAACTAGCGATAGCTACATCGTTGGCCCATGCTGAACCTATAAAATATTGGACAAACAACCAACCTATTAATCCATTAACAAGGTACCAACATTATAAATCAGCAGATCAAAATAATGAGTTACTTCCTTGCTTTAGAACATATGATGTTTGGCATTTAAGATTAGTAGTGAATACTTGGTCACCAGAAGAAGATTTAACTTGGGCAAGAAATATGATTAATACGGAACATCCAGAACTTAAAAACCAAGATAAGGTAGGGGAAAGTGCGTATTTGATTGATTATGTAACCCATAACAAAGATGGAGTTAGCATTCAAGCTGGAAATGATGCATTCTACGGTTTAGGTTGGAATCTTTCTTCCATTTATAGATTTGGCGGGGTATGCGGTAATATTTCGAAGTTTGGTACGCAAGTAAGCCAAGCATTTGGAGTGGCAGCTATGCCTGTTGGACAACCTGGACATTGTGCACTTATATGGAATAACAAGCCATCTTCTTGGAATTTAGGATATGATATATCTGGATGGGGGCAGTCGAGCCGTCATGATGCAACTGTTATTCCTTGGTCAGATAATAGCCCGACAAATCAAGTGCCGTATATGCTACTATTTGAAAATGCTGAACGTGACCCAGTAAAACTAGATCAATCAGAGCGATTACGCTGGTTAGCGAAAGCGATGACTTCAACAGATAATAAAATTGCAATTTATAAAATAGCCACCAATATTTTACCAATCAATTTTTTAGTATGGGAAGATTACGTTTCCCTTATGTTACAAAACCCAAATGTAACAGATGCTGAGTGGAAAGAATTAAATAACAGTATCATTTCCGTTTTTGCGAATGAACCGCGACCGATGATGGATCTTATTACTCAAATAAAAGATCATGTATCAATTAGAGATGGTATCTTAGAAGGAGACCAATTTGCATGGTCACTGAAAGGGATTGGCGATTTTGAATTTGCGAAAATAAATTTAAATAAATCAACAGAAGAAATGAAAATTGATCTAAAAGCAGGTGTACCACATAATTACTTTGATAATACATATGCAAGTATTAAAGTGCAAAACACATCAGGTAAAGTGGTATATAACAAAGAGGTTTATGGGAATAAACAGCAAAATGATGAAATACAAAAAATTCCAGTAAAGATCGGCGATTTTATTGAACTTACACATCTAGAAGGCAAAGAGAGGGCAACATTAATAAATTTAGAGAATAATAAACGTGAAAACTTTGATAAAAAAGCAATTTATGAAATTACAAAGGATGGCTTGAAGAAAGTAAATCAAATTGTTAATCCGAAACCAGATACGGAAGCTCCCACACAGCCACAAGGATTATATGCAAGAAACCTTACTTCTAACAGTGTAGAGCTAAAATGGAATCCTTCTATAGATAATGTAGGTGTAAAAGAATATCAGGTATTACGTGATGGACAATTGATTCAAACGGTACAAGGAACGACGTTTACTGATCAAAATTTAACAGTTAATAAGGAATATAAATATGTAGTGAAGGCCGTAGATGCAGCTGGAAATACATCAATTCAAAGTAATATTCTTCTCGTAAAAACAAAAAAACAAAATACAACTTATGAGAAATGGGATCCAAAGAAGGCGTATACAAAGGGAGATAAAGTAGAACATCAAGGGAAAGTGTATGAAGCTATTCAAAATCATCAAGGAAATGGTGACCCAAATTGGATATTTGCTTTGGCATTATGGAAGCCACTGTCATAG